ATATTAATTAATTTTTAGTATAAATTTTAGTCAATTATATCATAAACGATTCCCAATTATCCAACAAATATTCAAGCAAAAACTTCTCAAGTTTTTGCTTGTTTTTCACAAGAATCAATTGCTTCTCCTTATCCTCTAAATTAAATCTAACAATAACGGGTTTACACTCTGAGGGACTTCTTTTAACTCTTATATCATTAATAATTTTATTCAAAGAGCTCTGCATAACATCTTGTTCACTTACATTTTCATTTTCTAAATAAGCACCTATTTTAATATATCTGTATATCATAGTTCTACTAAATTTATAATCTAAACAAAACTCATAAAAATTATCATATCCATCAAATCTGTATAATTTATTCTTCTTTATCTCATAAAGCGCCTTGGCTAATTCCAGTTTATTAACAACTTCCTCTAAAGTCCGGGCCTTAATTTCCTCTTTAAGTTGTCTATACCTTAATCGAGCCTTTTCTTTACCGGAAACATCCTCAATTTGAGTGACATCTCCCACCCTGCTTTTAATAGTATTAAGTATATCTATTTTCATCTTTATTCCTTCAACATAAATATTTGTAAACTGGTTTACAAATATTTATGTTGTTTTTATATTTTCAACACCTTCAATAACTTCAGCAACCTTTAAATATTCATTATAATATCGTTCGCTCTCCTGAGGCTCTAATCTATAAGTAACCATCTTCTGAATAGCAACACTTCTGTGAATTTTAATCGGAACATATTCTTGATAAAGTTGTTGTAAGCTATAGAAAAATTCTTTCTTTATTTTTCTATTTTCCTCGTAAAGAGTTTGAATAACATAATAACTTTTAAAATCCTGTTTCTGATAAGCATTAATAATCTCTTGCATTTTACTTTTCAAAATATCATAACTTTCAATTGCCCATAGCTCTGCTGGTAAAGGAATGACAACCTTAGTAGCAATCATCAATGAATTAATAAGCTCTTTATTAACCGATGGGGGGGTGTCAATTAATATATAATCATAATCATCGAAATAAGGAGTCAAAATCGTTTTCAACTTATACTCCTGCCCAATAATATTCTCTCCTGAAAATTGAGAAAGTTTAATATGTGATGGAGCAAAGTGCAAATTATCTGTTATTTCATGAACAATACTCATAAAAGACTTTTTAGACTTTAATACTTCGTAAATATTATATTCTCTTATATCGATTTTATTTTCAAAATAAGGAAGAAAATAAGAAGTAACACTGGACTGAGAATCAATATCTATAAGTAAAGTTTTATACTTTTTAGAAAAAATAAATCCCAACATTATTGCTGTTACACTCTTACCAACGCCACCCTTAATTGAAGAGATTGTTATAATATCTCTCACCTCATACCCCTAGAATCTAAACACTTAAACCTCTTATCATAAAAAAGTTTATCTAAATTATCTTCAGCAATTAAGAGTTCCTCAGACAAAGAATTAACAACACCAATATCTTTTGCCTTAATTGAGATATTAAGCTTTTTAATCTTATTTTTTATTGTAAAATAAGAAATATTATTAATTTTAGCCAAAAAAAGAGGAGTATAATATTTTTTTCCCTCATATTCAATGAAAAAATTTTTCAAATTTGTTGTCTCTGTCAAACTCAACTACCTTTTTGCCATTCTTTCTTTAGCTTGTCTTTAATAAAATTTTGGGCTTCTTCACTTAAAAGCAACTCCCTTTTCTTAAAAAACAAGTCTTTAGAAGAAATTACACCTTCAATTTTATTTTTTTTTATATATCTCGAAAGATAAGAAGAATCACTATACCCCATCTCCTTTGAAAATTCTTTCAAATTTTTCAAAGAATTTAAAAATTTTAATGTAATTCGCACAACATTCTATCTCCTAAATAAGTTTTCATTAATAGCACAAATTATTGTCTAATATAACTAACTTTATTATAAACTATGAACATCATTTTGTAAATCAAATTGACAAAATAACTTTTTTAGTATATATATAAATTATGTTGATTTTGTTTTTTAAACATAGAGACAAAAAAGACCTAAAAATCAAGGTCTTAAACAAACTGAAATAAAGGATAAATCGATGAAAAATTTAAATTTCTTTTTATATAATAACAGCAAACTCAAGAAAAATCAAGTTAGACTAATAAAACTAATTTCCATCTTAAAATATCTAAATAAAAACAAGTTAGGATATAACCAACAAGACATACTTAACTTGGCCAACTTTTTTTTAAAAAAAGAGGGCTACGCAGTCATTAAAATGAAAACATTACAAAAAGATTTGGGCTTCCTCAAAAAAAACAATGTAATAAAAACATTCATAATAAGACTTGGGGAATACAAAGGTTCAAAAATAAAGTATATGCCAAAAAAAAACGCATATCAAATATTAAAGCAAATACTCAATTCAACAGAAGAACTATTAGAAAAAACATTCAATATTATATATAAACTAAGCAAACAGGAAAAAATCAAAAATAAAACAGAGCAAAAAAATAGAACAAAAAATAGCAGTGTATATAATAATATAAATAATAATATAAATAATAATATAAATAATAAGAAAAAAACGAGAACAGAAAGAGATGAACAGCAGCAAACAATAGAAAAGATATTAGAAAAATACATGTTACACAAGGGTAAACAACAAAAACCGACCAAAATATAAGAATAATACAGAGAAAAAATGAAAAAACTAATAAATAAACCAGAACAAAGATAGAAAAAGTAACTACAAGTATAAACTTAAGAATTTTTTTAGAACCTAAGCTACTTTGTAATACCCGAAACTTGAAAGGAAGAACATAAAAACAAACATAATAAACTAAACACACTAATAACAATAATAAAGATAAAAAATTTTCCTCATATCAAATAAACAGACTTTTTAAAGTTAAAATAAAAAAATTTATACTAATAATTAGCATGACATGTTATTTTCAAGCAGTATCAACGAGATCAATAAGAAATAAAGGTCATTCTCTCAGCAAAGAAAACCCTTGTTAAGTATTATAAATTTCACAAAAAGATTAATATCATAATAATGTTATATTTTCTGTTGGAGCCATATTAAAGCCATTACTAAAGACGAATAAAACACACCCATTCTGCCTTTAAAGGCAAAAGAGTTTAAAGCAGTATATACATACATTAGATCACAAAAATATTGCCCCTATAAATAAAAATACCACCTTATTCCCCAGATTTTTTCAGGAAATAAATGAATACCAAAATCAAGTAATTATTTGTCAAATTTAGAAATCTTTAATTGTCTCTTGGTAAGTAAAGATTATTAAAATTGATTTGTATACCTTTTGAGGTACAAAAGGATTTCTAAAAAATACTTATAGATAAAATATTTCAATTAAAATCTTTTGAGTTAAGAATCTGTGTATGAAATAAATAATTTTTTCCCATTATAAAAATAAAAAGAAAACCCCTTGGGGAAGGGGATTATTTAAAAGAATGTATGGTATGAAGTAAATATTGATAATAAATTCTTTTAATTTTAAAAAAGGAGAATATTTAATAATCAATTATTAGTTCAAAAATTAACCATTTCAAGTTTTTCTAAAATATTGATAATATTTTTTTATCAAATTTTTAAATAGATGTACCAATATTTATCAATAACCTTAAGATTTCGAATCGTATAAATATTTATCACTTTAATGACGGATTATTTGCAAGTGAAATATTGATAATTTGCCTTATATTTATTTTGAGGAATGAGGACAAGAGGTCTTAACTATAATTTTTTAAGATTATACTTTTATATTAACAAATTATATTAACAAAATTTTTGAATATATTGGGAATTAAGATAGACTATTATATGCTTAATTTGAAATCTATTCTGTTAAGAATAAATTTTACTTAGAATACAAGAAAAGAAAGTCCCTACTCCTACGTCTTGTTTTGGAGAGGATTGATAGGAGTGTTGGGGACTGTTGATAGAATGCTTTCTACCGCATTTATATCTGTTTATAATATTATTTTATTTTTTTAATTTTGTAAATATTTTTAAATAATTTTATTATATTCAATACCAAAACCAAATATTCACATAATATTGCAACAACTGGCTGTGCAAG
This sequence is a window from Borrelia parkeri. Protein-coding genes within it:
- a CDS encoding chromosome replication/partitioning protein, coding for MKIDILNTIKSRVGDVTQIEDVSGKEKARLRYRQLKEEIKARTLEEVVNKLELAKALYEIKKNKLYRFDGYDNFYEFCLDYKFSRTMIYRYIKIGAYLENENVSEQDVMQSSLNKIINDIRVKRSPSECKPVIVRFNLEDKEKQLILVKNKQKLEKFLLEYLLDNWESFMI
- a CDS encoding ParA family protein codes for the protein MRDIITISSIKGGVGKSVTAIMLGFIFSKKYKTLLIDIDSQSSVTSYFLPYFENKIDIREYNIYEVLKSKKSFMSIVHEITDNLHFAPSHIKLSQFSGENIIGQEYKLKTILTPYFDDYDYILIDTPPSVNKELINSLMIATKVVIPLPAELWAIESYDILKSKMQEIINAYQKQDFKSYYVIQTLYEENRKIKKEFFYSLQQLYQEYVPIKIHRSVAIQKMVTYRLEPQESERYYNEYLKVAEVIEGVENIKTT
- a CDS encoding plasmid maintenance protein; this encodes MKNLNFFLYNNSKLKKNQVRLIKLISILKYLNKNKLGYNQQDILNLANFFLKKEGYAVIKMKTLQKDLGFLKKNNVIKTFIIRLGEYKGSKIKYMPKKNAYQILKQILNSTEELLEKTFNIIYKLSKQEKIKNKTEQKNRTKNSSVYNNINNNINNNINNKKKTRTERDEQQQTIEKILEKYMLHKGKQQKPTKI